Within Coffea arabica cultivar ET-39 chromosome 4e, Coffea Arabica ET-39 HiFi, whole genome shotgun sequence, the genomic segment AAATTGTTAAAGTGCATCTTCAATTGTTAAAAAGCTTTTCAATTAGCAAGTGCATTCTCGTTAATAGATATCTTTTTCATACTTTTttgtttgtaaaaaaaaaaaaaaaaaaaaaattaacaagggAAGGGTGAAATTTAAAAAGCAGAAGAGGGAAGAAAAATTTGAATACAAGACTTCTAAATCTTCGGATGTCAACATTAGCTATAAGAAAAAAATACTAACGTTCTTAGGAATGTAGTTGATATTCTTGAACTACAATTTTTTCTTCTAACTTTCACATTTCTCAAAGGTAATCTGCTTTCAATTACTATAGTCGAATAAAACTACTTTAAAGTAAGTGAAAAAAGACTCAAAAAGTCTGTCTATATTTGATGTTTTTCTCCATTTTCGTTAACATAGAACCTAATAAAGTGCTAACAAATTGAACATGTATGGAAGCAAACTACTTCTTCATACTATCTCCAGCAaagcaaaccaaaaaaaaaaaaaaaaacctttaatactaaaagtaaggaacttaaagAAATACATTGGAAAATATGAGCGATTGATTTGTGTGTTTTAGGAtcaattttcctttcattttacaTTTTGGTATTCATCTTGGCGCAGGATCACAGCGCTTCCGAGATTCACGCTCGCAAAACTTCCGTCGCATTGTCAGTACACAAAAAGGAACTACAAAAGTCCCCGATGGCTCCCCGACAGAGAATCATTATTTAACTCTTTTCAGTTGGGCTCTACCTTCACGGAAATTGCCTTATTTCGCAAAATTGGAAGTGGAGACTTTCTCCAGTCCATTGACCCGAATCACGCACGCACTCCCAAAATGGGAGAGTTTCTACAATTCCAATGGCTTGCAAATGGAAGTATAAAAGCGGGCTCCAAATATTTCTGCCAGCACCAAAGTAACGTAGTCAGAAATGTGGGGAAAATTCAGGCTTGCACTCGTCAGCTTCTTCTTCACCTTGATCGAGCTTGCCAAGCGGCTCCGGCTATGGAGGAACGACAGGCCCATTTCGCCAGAGTTGCCCACCACCCAACTCGAGCAGCCTAGTGCAGTATTCTCCGAAACAGAGCAGCAGCAGCTGCCCCTGCCTATGATCCAGCAGCAGCCCGGTAATAATGATCATGATCCTCGCGTCCAGATTGATAACATGATGAACATGCAGTGGGCATTGCTGGTCATTGGAGCTTGTTTTGCGGCCATTACCATTATCTTGCAAGCTCTCCAAACTCGTCCAACTCTCCCTGTAGCTTCAACCTTTCCCTGGTTCTGCATGGCTTTCGAGATGGCCTTCTTAGCTTTGTTGGTATCTGTTTACATACGTAGGCATTACCCCCAGGCATCTCGTGTCATGGAGCACGTTGCAGTCTTCTTCTGCGTTGTTGCACTTCTCCTGGCCATCTTGATGACCCTCCATCCCCCACACAAGCAGATGTCTGTCgccctcttcttcattggattCACCATAATAATCCTTGCCAATCGTTCTCTACGTGACTGGtgattttcctctttctttctttctagactttttccctttattttgGTTTTATAAAGTTTGTTAATACAGAGATATATCTGAAACAGGGTTTAACAGGACTGCTGCAGTGTTATTCTCTGATGTATGCGATTTAACATCTCCACCGATCATTTTCTACCTCCTAGCAAGTTAAAATTCTCTTTTCCACTCTGTATTTTCGTTTTCAGCATTTTAGTACGTGTTGTTTTTATAAGCGTTGGACAGGTACGTGCAAGACAGGACAAACAGAGACCATGCATGTTTGTTGTTGGAGGAAATACTTGCATTATATTTCCTGTGACGAGTAGTTTTATGTTTTTCTTAGGCAGTTTCCTTTCTTACATTGTACTCCTATTTATATTAAAGTGGATCTTTTCTGTTGTGAAGCCTGCCTGTTATGGGTTTGATGGCCttgaatattttttcttttttcctttttatttgaaaaaaagagagagtaaAAAAAGGTAATTAGGAAAGGATTGGACTCACAAAATTTAGAATTGTCAAGTTATGCACCTCATTATTGGATTTATTGAAGGACATGGAAGGGAAGAAGAAAGGATGTGGATCGGAACTAATCAGATGGCTCAGGTTGAACAAGGGACAATAATCGATCATTAACTCCAAACTGCCTATACTGCTGATGGATCTTTTCTAATAGTATCTCCTATTAGTTTTAATACATAGTTCAATAGGGTTTGAGTATGATGGATGATCCCATCCCTTTAGAAGAGACAACCTTTTAATTGCATTCACCATAAAGTTCACTCAACAGGCCAACAAAGACACAAAAAATTGATCCTCACGGACAAACCAAAAATACACTATCTGATATTATGATTATTTATGAGTCCTACATGTGAATTATGCAACCATTCTCCTTACAAGTTTTAACCAAAGCCCAATTGATCAATGAGTCATTCTAACATCGTGCACTGCTAAGAGCAACCTGATATCCAAGTCCATAAACCAATCATCCTCCCTGAGTTTTTCTGTCAAAGTATATTAAGAGCAGACAAGCCTAGAATACTTTGAGGTAAATTCTTGATCTTGAAAGTTCAACGGTAAACTATGTCATCCTATCTGGAAAATGAAGGTCATAAAGCATGCAAACCTAGTCCGGTGCAGTTATTTTACCACTTCACTAACTGAGAGTGCATTTTTATCATTCCTCTGTTCTTTCCTATCGTACCATATCACAAACTACTGTTGATTGCTGGGTATCTTTCAGTCGAGTAAAATCCTTCTTTTGCAATTTCTATTATGAATAACTTCAGTTCAATGACATCCAATAATTGCTAAAAGGAAGCTACTCTGCGCCAGAGCATACAAGGAACTGTTACTCTTAGTCTGTGAAATGTCATGCAAACAGAGCTACAAGTAATGGAGCTTATATGGAGAGTGGCCtttcatttaatcattaatttgACAAGCATTCACTCTATCTTGTTTTAATGTTCCAGAAACATTCTTATAGACTTACTGGTTACTGCAGTTGATTGCCAATAAGCGTGCTACCATCTGAGGAATATCGTGTGACTTTTAGTGTTGGAATCCGGCATTATGTGGAATAAAAAGACCAGCAAATTTAATGAAAACAAGAAGTTACTGTATAAAAGAGGACCAGAGATTCAAGAAATACTATCTAGAATTCTTCTTCTCAGAAGAGATCACTTTGCTTTGTTTTTATTGGACTTTCAATGCAAGACTACCCTCCAGAAACATGTGATAACTCACATTTGATCTATTGATAGATGTTCATTATTTAAGTATAAATTACCAAATTAATGAGAAGCAAATTAATGTTATTAGTTGTTAACCAAAAAATGGCCCCAGcagttcaaatttttttcaGCTTCATCCGAGTTTTAGTAACAGCACTTTGGCTTCAAAATCAAGAACTCTGGGAACAGATTTATGTGGAGATTTTATGATCAAAATAAGACACTTCTATATGATATTTACTCTTTGCTGTTTTCTAGTGCTGTTCCAGACTCCAGTTAGATGCTCATCAACTAcaatatccttttttttttacttctccGACCAGAAAATTTAAACAGAAACTAGTAGAACTAGAGAAGATTATGCAGAAGATTTGCACCTTGTAGAAATGCATTCTGAGCAGAATACTGACTTATAGGTGCGAAGAGATTGTGTTCCGGTAACTGGGCACACcaacaattttttgttttttcttgagGGGAATATTTTCTCGAATAACAAAGCATGCTCAAGGTGGTTCCTCATTTGGTCATAAGTTCGAATCTCACTAACACTTGCCCTAAATTGGAAACGTTTCAACCATATCACTTCTTTTGTATTATTCATCACCATCATCACAAGTCACAGCCACCACCATCCACCACCACAACCAGCAGCAGTCCTTCGCCCACCCAAATCTCCACCACCACCAGTAGCTTCAAAATTTAAACCTTAAATTCCCCTCCTCCTTCACCCCCCACTTCTCCTCCTATGTTACCCTCTAAATACTAATACTGTAGAGATGTCACTCCCCTTCCACTATTACCAAGCCCAACCTCTTTACCTAACCGAATCATCAACTCTACTTCATCTCATccaaaagaaaaactttaataaaaaaaaatttccgaATCAGAGATGACTAGTAGTATTATATATACTAGTAATGGAGTCAAGCATATGGGAGAGATCAGATCTTCATCTTGCTAGTGAACAATTACCATATATTCTTCAAACATAGTAAAATAATGTGAGTCCTGCAGTCAAGTCCCGCGTCAACAATATCAGCTGACGAAAAGACCTGTGCATGACCGACGTGGCTCTTCGTAGACCGGTTGTAACTGAATAACCAAGATAGCACAGCAGATAATTCCATCTTACAAAACTTGTTTGTGggattttaaaagtgaaggtaAGTAGTTATCATGGTACCAGCTGTCAAGTAGCATGAAGTGAGAGATCCAACGATGTTCATGAGGCCAAAAGCTAACATCTCCTTGTTTCCGTCAATTTGCTCATTTTTCATGATGGCAAAACTTCTTCCAATAGCAATTCCTTCCTGCAACATATATAACACTTCCTATTGTTTGACAAAAATAATTACAGGATTGACTTCATTTATCAAATGGTACGGCATTCAAATTTCGATATCTTACTGCTATAGCGATCATTTGTCAAATTCGCTTAATttgcgaattttttttttgttttaatagtTCATAAATTAAGTGAGTGCTTCAGATTTTTATTTCTTGCTGTAACTTGAATTGAATCAAATCTAGCTCGAAGTATGTAaactttttatttccttttataTCTGTGTCTTACTTGGAATTCGTTCTAAATACAATACCAAATAActgcaaaatccaaaaaaaaaaaaaaacagaggtgTACCAGTCACGCGGAGAACGATTGGCAATGATGATTATGAAGAAACAAATGCAGCCGACGGCGATGCATATCTCAATCATTGGGTTGTGAAGAGGCATTGAAATGGCTAGGAGGAAAGCCGTAGCGCCGAAGAGTACAGCAAGATGCTCCAGGATCAGAGATGCCTTCTCGGAACGGCGTCGAATGTAGATAGACACCAAGGAAGCAAAAAGGGCCAGCTCGAATGTCAGGTAGAACCAGGGAAAGGTCCTGGGGAGAGGCGCCGGAGTTTGGAGAGCTTGCAAGGCGGTGTTAACAGCCGGAAAACAAACTCCGATGACCATCTGCCCCCACTGCAGCTTGGTTGGCATGTCGGGAATTTTGGGACCATGATCATCAGATTCAGGTAGTCTCCCACTTGTACCTCGCTCGAGGTCGTCGTTGATGGGTGTGGGTTGTGGCTGTGGGGCTACTGAGTCGTCCGCCCTGTTCTGCCGTCTGAAAATCGGCAGCTCGGCGAGCTTGAGGTTCAAGGCCCATACCAAGAGGAAGGCCAAAACAACAGTACTGGTTTGTCCCCTCATTTCTCAGTGCTCACAGAATGTATATTATATGGGCAATTACGTATAAAACTGGCAGTAATATATTATTAAAGCAAGCAGAACGACAGACAGGAAGTGTTTGTATACTACCAGGAAAATTCAAGATGCAACTAGAGCAtaagaaggaggaggaggaggatgtaAGTTTGGCATGTCGCGCGGTTGTATTTATAGGGACGGACGGGTCCTGGCCGCCGCATTAACTTAACTTGGGACATGCTAATGCCTAATTGGTTGGATCATCTGAcgtaattatattatttttaatttaggGAGACTGAAAAGTATGCGCCATGAGACTGAATAGTTGACGGTTCGACTAATTTGGCAGGAACCTTGAAATGAAGACTATTTCTTAGATTAAATCACAAGCAAATGGGTAATTCAGGCATTtcatttccccttttttttttgaaaaaattctttttaattcatgcattttttttaacgTGTGAACATTTCGGAATGGTAGATAACGATAATCGGAGTCGGACTTCACGCATAATCGGTGAATTGTTAGAGAATAAATCCATTTTATCCTTTATAATaaaggcaaaaaaaataaaaagaagaaaaaagaactaACAATACAACACCGTAAAGGGCATCAAGCTTTATATATGGCACATATATGCTTCCTAAAAAATGCCACTGGAGGGAGAGGGGAAAGAATTCTAGCGTCTGAACTCTAGAGCAAGAGGGCAAGCCCAAACAAATTCCTATGAAATGCCATTGGAATTGTCGAAATTTAAAGCATAACCAGTCTATCTGCCTATGAAAAAGCCACTGAAGTTGCTCAAAATTACCGGATAACCGGTCCATGAGCACTGTAGCAACTCCAACTCGCGCTTTTAGTATAGTAAGGACTTTTCGGAGTTCATTTATAGAAAACAA encodes:
- the LOC113741474 gene encoding uncharacterized protein translates to MRGQTSTVVLAFLLVWALNLKLAELPIFRRQNRADDSVAPQPQPTPINDDLERGTSGRLPESDDHGPKIPDMPTKLQWGQMVIGVCFPAVNTALQALQTPAPLPRTFPWFYLTFELALFASLVSIYIRRRSEKASLILEHLAVLFGATAFLLAISMPLHNPMIEICIAVGCICFFIIIIANRSPRDWKELLLEEVLPS